From the genome of Zalophus californianus isolate mZalCal1 chromosome 6, mZalCal1.pri.v2, whole genome shotgun sequence, one region includes:
- the LOC118357058 gene encoding 60S ribosomal protein L32 — translation MAALRPLVKPKIVKKRTKKFIRHQSDRYVKIKRNWRKPRGIDNRVRRRFKGQILMPNIGYGSNKKTKHMLPSGFRKFLVHNVKELEVLLMCNKSYCAEIAHNVSSKNRKAIVERAAQLAIRVTNPNARLRSEENE, via the coding sequence ATGGCTGCCCTCAGACCTCTGGTGAAGCCCAAGATCgttaaaaagaggaccaagaagttCATCCGGCACCAGTCAGACCGCTATGTCAAAATTAAGCGCAACTGGCGGAAACCCAGAGGCATTGACAATAGGGTGCGCAGAAGATTCAAGGGCCAGATCTTGATGCCCAACATTGGTTACgggagcaacaagaaaacaaagcacatgttgCCCAGTGGCTTCCGGAAGTTCCTAGTCCACAACGTTAAGGAGCTTGAAGTGCTGCTGATGTGCAACAAATCTTACTGTGCAGAGATTGCTCACAACGTCTCCTCCAAGAACCGCAAAGCTATTGTGGAAAGAGCAGCCCAGTTGGCAATCAGAGTCACCAATCCCAACGCCAGGCTGCGCAgcgaagaaaatgaatag